From one Amycolatopsis sp. FDAARGOS 1241 genomic stretch:
- a CDS encoding thymidine phosphorylase yields the protein MTLTAVDVIRTKRDGGRLSDAQIDWVVDAYTRGVVAEEQMAALAMAIFLRGMSAEEIARWTLAMIESGSRLSLPASRPTVDKHSTGGVGDKITLPLAPLVAACGAAVPQLSGRGLGHTGGTLDKLESIPGWRAALSLSEISAQLSSVGAVVCAPTDGLAPADKKLYALRDVTSTVESVPLIASSIMSKKIAEGASGLVLDVKAGSGAFMKTVEDARVLASTLVSIGSAHGVATTALITDMNVPLGRAVGNAVEVAESVSVLQGGGPADVVALTVALAREMLALAGLSSVDPAAVLASGEAYEVWCRMITAQGGDPSAPLPAPGHVHVVPAPASGVVASLDAYAVGVAAWRLGAGRARKEDPVQAAAGVLCLAKPGDRVVAGEPLLELHTDTPAAVPGALEALTGAFTVADTAPAPGPIVLETIRA from the coding sequence GTGACCCTCACGGCCGTGGACGTCATCCGCACCAAACGCGACGGCGGCCGGCTGTCCGACGCGCAGATCGACTGGGTCGTGGACGCCTACACACGCGGCGTGGTGGCCGAAGAGCAGATGGCCGCGCTGGCCATGGCGATCTTCCTGCGAGGGATGTCGGCCGAGGAGATCGCCCGCTGGACGCTGGCGATGATCGAGTCGGGCTCACGGCTGTCCTTGCCCGCGTCGCGCCCGACGGTCGACAAGCATTCGACAGGTGGCGTCGGGGACAAGATCACGTTGCCCCTGGCGCCGCTGGTCGCTGCTTGCGGCGCCGCCGTGCCCCAGCTGTCGGGGCGCGGCCTCGGCCACACCGGTGGGACTCTCGACAAACTGGAGTCGATCCCGGGCTGGCGCGCGGCGTTGTCGTTGTCGGAGATTTCCGCGCAGCTGTCCTCGGTGGGCGCGGTCGTCTGCGCGCCCACCGACGGCCTGGCTCCGGCGGACAAGAAGCTCTACGCCCTCCGGGACGTGACGTCGACGGTGGAGTCGGTGCCGTTGATCGCGTCGTCGATCATGTCGAAGAAGATCGCGGAGGGCGCTTCCGGCTTGGTGCTGGACGTGAAGGCGGGTTCGGGTGCCTTCATGAAAACCGTCGAGGACGCTCGTGTTCTGGCCTCCACTTTGGTCTCGATCGGTTCGGCCCACGGTGTCGCGACGACGGCGTTGATCACGGACATGAACGTGCCTCTGGGCCGGGCCGTCGGCAACGCCGTCGAGGTCGCCGAGTCGGTGTCCGTTCTGCAGGGCGGCGGTCCGGCCGACGTGGTCGCGCTGACGGTGGCGCTGGCCCGGGAGATGCTTGCGCTCGCGGGGCTGTCCTCAGTGGATCCGGCCGCGGTGCTCGCTTCGGGTGAGGCGTACGAGGTGTGGTGCCGGATGATCACCGCCCAGGGCGGTGACCCTTCGGCCCCGCTGCCGGCGCCCGGTCACGTCCACGTGGTCCCGGCGCCGGCTTCGGGGGTGGTGGCTTCGCTCGACGCTTACGCCGTCGGTGTCGCTGCCTGGCGCCTGGGCGCCGGGCGGGCGCGCAAGGAGGACCCGGTGCAGGCCGCCGCGGGCGTCCTGTGCCTCGCCAAACCGGGCGACCGGGTAGTGGCGGGGGAGCCGTTGCTGGAGCTGCACACGGACACTCCCGCCGCGGTGCCGGGGGCCCTGGAGGCGCTCACCGGGGCGTTCACCGTCGCGGACACCGCGCCGGCCCCCGGGCCGATCGTCCTGGAGACGATCCGGGCCTGA
- a CDS encoding cytidine deaminase, whose translation MADVDWEALRASAVSAAALAYAPYSGLHVGVAGIVDDGRVVTGCNVENASYGLGLCAECTMAGQLRLSGGGRLVAVACRSGEGELLMPCGRCRQILFELGGSACLVDTPRGVLPMSDVLPDAFGPEDLP comes from the coding sequence ATGGCTGACGTGGATTGGGAAGCGCTGCGCGCTTCGGCGGTTTCGGCTGCTGCGCTGGCGTACGCGCCGTACTCGGGCCTGCACGTCGGCGTTGCCGGCATCGTGGACGACGGCCGCGTCGTGACGGGCTGCAACGTCGAGAACGCCTCGTACGGCCTGGGGCTCTGTGCGGAATGCACGATGGCCGGCCAGCTGCGGCTCTCCGGCGGCGGCCGACTGGTCGCCGTCGCGTGCCGCAGCGGCGAGGGTGAACTGCTCATGCCGTGCGGGCGCTGCCGGCAGATCCTGTTCGAACTCGGCGGGTCCGCGTGCCTGGTGGACACCCCGCGCGGCGTGCTGCCGATGTCGGACGTGCTGCCGGACGCGTTCGGTCCGGAGGACTTGCCGTGA